The Roseicyclus marinus genome has a segment encoding these proteins:
- a CDS encoding DUF427 domain-containing protein has protein sequence MADHIRIRKATGKWVVRAGGAVLGESDRALELTEGDYPPVIYFPREDIGMAFLEKTTSSTTCPWKGVASYFTVSSAAGDIPDAAWSYEEPSEAVAAIKGHIAFYTNRVTVERL, from the coding sequence ATGGCCGACCATATCAGGATCCGCAAGGCAACCGGCAAATGGGTCGTGCGCGCAGGGGGCGCGGTGCTGGGCGAAAGCGACCGGGCGCTGGAGCTGACCGAGGGGGATTATCCGCCGGTGATCTATTTCCCGCGCGAAGACATCGGCATGGCGTTTCTGGAAAAGACCACCAGCTCGACGACCTGCCCCTGGAAAGGCGTCGCCAGCTATTTCACCGTGTCGAGCGCGGCAGGCGATATTCCGGATGCGGCCTGGTCCTATGAGGAGCCGTCGGAGGCCGTGGCCGCGATCAAGGGCCACATCGCCTTTTACACCAACCGCGTGACGGTCGAGCGGCTCTGA
- a CDS encoding chloride channel protein has protein sequence MATQAVDAVWRGWHVLRQKGPTQIQFWVIALLIGIAAGFAALFFRKGISWLQETLYGVEDVRLLHSFAEGLPWQLILLIPVVGGLVVGLILHFFTPDGRVRSVADVIEGAALANGRVEIRAGLASALASLITLGSGGSSGREGPVVHLAAVISSWVSDRIKADGITGRDLLGCAVAAAVSASFNAPIAGALFALEVVLRHFAVHAFAPIVIASAAGTVINRLEFGGVTEYSLGGDGVLQFYTELPAFLILGLLCGLVAVIFMRATFWAEDMGNHIQRATGMPRWLRPACAGLLLGMLAIWFPHIIGVGYETTSAALTGELLLWEAVVFTILKVAAAAITIGGRMGGGIFSPSLMIGSMTGLAFGIVATAIFPDQSGEGTLYALAGMGAVAAAVLGAPISTTLIVFELTGDWQTGLAVMVAVSISTALSSRLVDRSFFLTQLERRNIHLAAGPQAYLLAMFRVGKVMRPMDHENAAPQDRLLTLIEQGIYTDTNATLERALPIFERTGLDYVPVVQLAPGDGPPALEGALFHVDALKAYNRALAATAAEEHS, from the coding sequence GTGGCAACGCAAGCCGTCGATGCGGTGTGGCGGGGCTGGCACGTGTTGCGCCAGAAAGGACCGACCCAGATCCAGTTCTGGGTCATCGCGCTTCTGATCGGGATCGCGGCTGGTTTCGCGGCGCTTTTCTTCCGCAAGGGCATCAGCTGGCTTCAGGAAACGCTCTACGGGGTGGAGGATGTGCGGCTTCTGCATTCCTTTGCCGAAGGTCTGCCATGGCAATTGATCCTTTTGATCCCCGTGGTGGGGGGGCTTGTGGTCGGTCTGATCCTGCATTTCTTCACGCCCGATGGCCGGGTCCGCTCTGTCGCCGATGTGATCGAGGGTGCGGCGCTCGCCAACGGGCGGGTGGAGATCCGCGCGGGCCTTGCCTCCGCGCTCGCCTCGCTCATCACGCTGGGCTCGGGCGGCTCCTCCGGCCGGGAAGGGCCGGTGGTGCATCTGGCCGCTGTCATCTCCAGCTGGGTCAGCGACAGGATCAAGGCCGATGGCATCACCGGCCGCGATCTTTTGGGATGCGCGGTCGCCGCCGCCGTCTCGGCCAGCTTCAACGCCCCCATCGCAGGCGCGCTTTTCGCGCTCGAGGTGGTGTTGCGCCATTTCGCCGTCCATGCCTTTGCGCCCATCGTCATCGCCAGTGCTGCGGGCACGGTGATCAACCGGCTCGAATTCGGGGGGGTGACGGAATACAGCCTAGGCGGCGACGGCGTCTTGCAATTCTACACCGAATTGCCCGCTTTCCTGATCCTCGGCCTCCTGTGCGGGCTTGTCGCCGTCATCTTCATGCGCGCGACCTTCTGGGCCGAAGATATGGGCAATCACATCCAGCGCGCGACCGGCATGCCGCGCTGGTTGCGCCCGGCTTGTGCCGGCCTGTTGCTGGGCATGTTGGCCATCTGGTTCCCCCATATCATCGGGGTCGGCTACGAGACGACCTCCGCCGCCCTCACCGGCGAATTGCTCCTGTGGGAGGCGGTGGTCTTCACCATCCTCAAGGTCGCGGCGGCGGCCATCACCATCGGCGGACGCATGGGCGGCGGTATCTTCTCCCCCTCCCTGATGATCGGATCGATGACGGGGCTTGCCTTCGGGATCGTGGCCACCGCGATCTTTCCCGACCAATCGGGCGAGGGCACGCTTTACGCGCTCGCGGGCATGGGGGCTGTCGCCGCCGCCGTTCTCGGCGCGCCGATCTCGACCACGCTCATCGTCTTCGAATTGACCGGCGACTGGCAGACGGGGCTGGCGGTGATGGTGGCGGTCTCGATCTCGACGGCGCTGTCGTCGCGGCTGGTCGACCGGTCCTTTTTCCTTACCCAGCTGGAACGGCGCAACATCCATCTCGCCGCCGGGCCGCAGGCCTATCTTCTGGCCATGTTCCGCGTCGGCAAGGTCATGCGCCCCATGGATCACGAAAATGCCGCCCCGCAGGACCGGCTTCTCACGCTGATCGAACAGGGCATCTACACCGACACCAACGCCACGCTGGAACGCGCCCTGCCGATCTTCGAGCGTACGGGCCTCGACTACGTGCCGGTGGTCCAGCTTGCCCCCGGCGATGGCCCGCCCGCGCTCGAGGGCGCGCTGTTCCACGTCGATGCGCTCAAGGCCTATAACCGTGCCCTGGCCGCGACGGCGGCCGAGGAACACAGCTGA
- the recN gene encoding DNA repair protein RecN, translated as MLRHLDIRDMLIIDRLELAFQPGLNVLTGETGAGKSILLDSLGFVLGWRGRADLVRSGAEQGEVVAEFHLAPGHPALALLEEAGFEPDETLILRRVNTPEGRKTAWVNDRRASGDLLRALSDTLVELHGQQDDRGLLDPRQHRALLDQFGALGDMVAATRAAWTDRRRALAALEAAEARLATMRAEEDFLRHAVAELDKLDPQPGEEETLDARRRLMQAAERMRADVARAAAALGTEGAEGAMGDARRWLDGVADRAEGGLDEALAALDRALVELTEAQSGVERFAEVLSFNPSELEETEERLFALRALARKHSVAPDDLAGLADTLRTRLTQLDGGATEIAALKAAADRAGAAFDTAAETLRAARREAATRLDAAMAEELAPLKMERAVFTTLIEPAAPGPEGIDLVTFTVATNPGAPAGPLNKIASGGELSRFLLALKVCLTGDDSGLTMIFDEIDRGVGGATADAVGRRLKALATGGQVLVVTHSPQVAALGAHHWRVAKQVEGEVTLSRVVPLDPDARIDEVARMLSGDTVTEAARAAARALLDG; from the coding sequence ATGCTGCGTCACCTCGACATCCGCGACATGCTTATCATCGACCGGCTGGAGCTTGCCTTTCAGCCGGGTCTGAACGTGCTGACCGGCGAAACCGGCGCGGGCAAATCGATCCTTCTCGACAGTCTGGGCTTCGTGCTGGGCTGGCGCGGCCGCGCCGATCTGGTGCGCAGCGGCGCCGAGCAGGGCGAGGTCGTGGCCGAATTCCATCTTGCGCCCGGCCATCCTGCCCTTGCCCTGCTGGAGGAGGCGGGCTTCGAGCCGGACGAGACGCTGATCCTGCGCCGCGTGAACACGCCCGAGGGGCGCAAGACGGCATGGGTGAACGATCGCCGTGCCTCGGGCGATCTGCTCCGCGCGCTCTCCGACACGCTGGTCGAACTGCATGGCCAGCAAGATGACCGTGGCCTGTTGGATCCGCGCCAGCACCGGGCGCTTCTGGATCAATTCGGGGCGCTTGGTGACATGGTTGCGGCCACCCGCGCTGCATGGACCGACCGCCGCCGCGCGCTTGCCGCGCTTGAGGCCGCCGAGGCGCGGCTGGCTACGATGCGCGCGGAAGAGGATTTCCTGCGCCATGCCGTGGCCGAGCTTGACAAGCTCGACCCCCAGCCGGGCGAGGAGGAAACCCTCGACGCCCGCCGCCGCCTGATGCAGGCCGCCGAACGCATGCGCGCCGATGTCGCCCGTGCCGCGGCGGCCCTTGGGACCGAGGGGGCAGAGGGCGCGATGGGCGATGCGCGCCGCTGGCTCGACGGTGTGGCCGACCGCGCCGAAGGGGGGCTGGACGAGGCGCTTGCCGCGCTCGACCGCGCGCTCGTCGAACTGACCGAGGCGCAATCGGGCGTCGAACGCTTCGCCGAGGTGCTCAGCTTCAACCCGTCCGAGCTGGAAGAGACCGAGGAACGGCTTTTCGCCCTGCGCGCGCTTGCCCGCAAACATTCCGTCGCGCCAGATGATCTGGCGGGGCTTGCCGATACGCTTCGGACCCGACTGACCCAGCTTGATGGTGGTGCGACTGAAATCGCGGCGCTGAAGGCCGCAGCCGACAGGGCAGGGGCCGCCTTCGATACCGCCGCCGAAACACTGCGGGCCGCGCGCCGCGAGGCCGCCACCCGCCTCGATGCCGCCATGGCCGAGGAATTGGCCCCCCTCAAGATGGAGCGCGCGGTCTTCACCACCCTGATCGAGCCTGCCGCACCCGGCCCCGAAGGCATCGATCTTGTCACCTTCACCGTGGCGACCAATCCGGGCGCGCCCGCCGGTCCCTTGAACAAGATCGCCTCGGGCGGGGAATTGTCCCGCTTCCTTCTGGCGCTCAAGGTCTGCCTGACGGGCGATGACAGCGGTCTGACCATGATCTTCGACGAGATCGACCGGGGCGTGGGCGGGGCCACCGCCGATGCCGTGGGCCGCAGGCTCAAGGCGCTGGCTACGGGTGGTCAGGTTCTGGTCGTCACCCATTCGCCGCAGGTGGCAGCCCTTGGCGCGCATCACTGGCGTGTTGCCAAGCAGGTCGAAGGCGAGGTCACGCTGAGCCGCGTTGTCCCCCTCGACCCGGACGCCCGGATCGACGAGGTGGCGCGGATGCTCTCGGGCGATACGGTGACGGAGGCCGCCCGCGCCGCCGCCCGCGCACTTCTGGACGGCTGA
- a CDS encoding outer membrane protein assembly factor BamD, with product MIRKAGLFTGLVMVMALSACGGGNGGGWFASRNATVPLEEQDAVTIYQQGEAELENGRPDRAAALFIEVERLHPYSEWASRGLIMAAFAYHEDEDYENARIAAQRYLDFYPGEEDAAYAQYLLALSYYDQIDEVGRDQGVTFQALQALREVIERYPDSEYTQDAILRFEVAFDHLAGKEMEIGRYYLRRGHHAAAINRFRVVVEQFETTSHTPEALMRLVEAYLALGLTDEAQTAGAILGYNFQSSPFYDDAFRQLTGQNLAPEAQGEGWLRDIWQQTVRGAWL from the coding sequence ATGATCCGCAAAGCGGGCCTTTTCACCGGTCTGGTGATGGTGATGGCACTTTCGGCCTGCGGTGGCGGCAATGGTGGCGGTTGGTTCGCCAGCCGCAACGCGACCGTGCCGCTCGAGGAACAGGATGCGGTCACGATCTACCAGCAGGGCGAGGCGGAACTTGAAAACGGTCGCCCCGATCGCGCCGCCGCCCTCTTCATCGAGGTGGAACGCCTCCACCCCTATTCGGAATGGGCAAGCCGTGGCCTGATCATGGCCGCCTTCGCCTATCACGAGGACGAGGATTACGAGAATGCGCGCATCGCGGCGCAGCGCTACCTCGATTTCTACCCCGGCGAGGAAGATGCCGCCTATGCACAATATCTTCTGGCGCTCAGCTATTATGACCAGATCGACGAGGTCGGCCGCGATCAGGGCGTGACCTTCCAGGCGTTGCAGGCGCTGCGCGAGGTGATCGAGCGTTATCCCGACAGCGAATACACCCAGGACGCGATCCTGCGCTTCGAAGTGGCCTTTGACCATCTTGCCGGCAAGGAGATGGAGATCGGGCGCTATTACCTGCGCCGGGGCCATCATGCCGCCGCGATCAACCGCTTCCGCGTCGTGGTCGAGCAGTTCGAGACGACCAGCCACACGCCCGAGGCGCTGATGCGTCTGGTCGAAGCCTATCTGGCGCTTGGCCTGACGGACGAGGCGCAGACAGCCGGGGCGATCCTTGGCTACAACTTCCAATCCTCGCCCTTCTACGACGATGCGTTCCGCCAGTTGACGGGTCAGAACCTTGCGCCCGAGGCGCAGGGCGAGGGCTGGCTGCGCGACATCTGGCAGCAAACCGTCCGGGGTGCCTGGTTGTGA